The window ATCGCCGCATCGATCGCATTGCCGCCGGCCTTCATGATGTCGAGCGCGGCGAGCGTCGAGGCGGGATGCGAGGTCGCCGCCATCGCATTGCGGCTGATGGCGAGGGACCGACCGGGAAGTTCAAGATCGCGCATGGACTAGCTTTCGTGGCAATCTGGCCGGCGTTCGCCGCCGGCCTTTTTGGGGAAGGAAGCGAAGGGCGCTCAGCCCTTGCGCAGATTGGTGAAGACCGGGACGCCGTTGAGCATGCCCGTCAGGGTCTTGCGATAGGCGACCGGCTGCAGATACTGGCCGGCCGGGACATAGGGCACGTCCTGCATCGCCTGCAGCTCGATCTCGCGGGCGATCGCCTTCTGCTGCGCCGGGTCGCCGGCGGTTAGGAAGCGGGCGCGCAGGGCCTCGATCTGCGGGCTGTCGGGCCAGCCCGGGCTGCCCTTGGCGCCGTTGCCGCGCAAGGGCGAACTCGTCGCCGGCGAGCCGAGGTCAAGCCCTGCCCAGTAGGTAACGTAGCAGCTCCAGCCGCCCTGCTCGACCGGGTTGCGATTGCTGATGCGCTGCAGGACGGTGCCCCAGTCGGCTGCGACGAAGTCGACATTGACGCCGATCTTGCGCAGCGCGTCGGCGGCGACGTCGCAGACCAGAGAGATGCGCGGCACGTCCTGCGCCGCGAGGAAGACGGCGCGCTCGCCCTTGTAGCCGGCGGCAGCGAGCTCCTGCTTGAGCTTTCCGAAATCCTTCGGGCCCTTCAGGGCCTTGGCGGCGACGTCGGACGCCATCGGCGAATTGTTCGGGAAGAAGCCGATGCTGCCGCGCTCGACCTGCGGGTCGCCGCCGCAGACCGCGTTCATGCACTCTTCCTGGTCGATCGCCTGGAGGATGACGCGCCGGATCGCCGGATTGTTGAAGGGCGGTTGCAGATGGTTGAGCCGGAGCTGCCCGGCCATGCCGGTCCGATCCTTGACCTCGACCACGATGTTCGGGTCCTTCCGCAGCAGCGGCAGGAGGTCGATGATCGGCTGCTCGACCCAGTCGACCGCACCGGTCTGCAGCGCGGCGACCGCGGTCGCGGCATCAGGCATGACAACGAATTCAATGCGATCGAGATAGGGCGAGCGCGGGCCGGCGGTGAAGCTCGGCGTGCCCCCGGAACGCGGGACGTAAGCCTCGTGCCTGGCATAGACATGGCGGGCGCCGGCGATGCGCTCGGCGGTGAGATAGCGATACGGGCCACTGCCGATCGCCTCGGGGATCTGCTTGAACGGGTCGGTCGCGGCGAGGCGCTCCGGCATGATCGCGGCGACAAGGGCGCTCGGGCGGGCGAGCGCCGCCGGCAGCTGCGGGAAGGGCGTCTTCAGCCGGAAGACGATAGTGCGATCATCAGGCGCCGAGAGCTCGTCGGTCGCCGCCATCAGCGCCTGCCCGAAGGTGTCGCGCACGCCCCAGCGCTTGATCGAGGCGACAGCATCGCGCGCCAGCACTTTACTGCCGTCATGGAAGACGAGGCCTGGCCGCAGCGTCAGGATCCAGCGCTTGCCGTCATCCTCGACGACATGGCCTTCGACCATTTGCGGCTGGGGCTGGAACTGGTCGTCGAGCCC is drawn from Bosea sp. Tri-49 and contains these coding sequences:
- a CDS encoding ABC transporter substrate-binding protein; the encoded protein is MDRRQFLKASAAAAFLPAAPHLATAQDAKTLRFVPYSDVAIIDPIWTNGYSTRTHALLVWDTLYGLDDQFQPQPQMVEGHVVEDDGKRWILTLRPGLVFHDGSKVLARDAVASIKRWGVRDTFGQALMAATDELSAPDDRTIVFRLKTPFPQLPAALARPSALVAAIMPERLAATDPFKQIPEAIGSGPYRYLTAERIAGARHVYARHEAYVPRSGGTPSFTAGPRSPYLDRIEFVVMPDAATAVAALQTGAVDWVEQPIIDLLPLLRKDPNIVVEVKDRTGMAGQLRLNHLQPPFNNPAIRRVILQAIDQEECMNAVCGGDPQVERGSIGFFPNNSPMASDVAAKALKGPKDFGKLKQELAAAGYKGERAVFLAAQDVPRISLVCDVAADALRKIGVNVDFVAADWGTVLQRISNRNPVEQGGWSCYVTYWAGLDLGSPATSSPLRGNGAKGSPGWPDSPQIEALRARFLTAGDPAQQKAIAREIELQAMQDVPYVPAGQYLQPVAYRKTLTGMLNGVPVFTNLRKG